From Amycolatopsis sp. YIM 10, the proteins below share one genomic window:
- a CDS encoding tetratricopeptide repeat protein encodes MDNRLRARRLLAGLTQAQLAERAGVSLRAVRNAELGHVRSSRAETTRRLLAVLADEVPDLSIRVLGPLSVHQSGEPVDLGAEKQRRLLALLAIQPNRVVRREEIVDVLWGNEPPSSCLELVHTYVARLRKVLEPRRVRQEPARVITTVTGGYLLSVEEKQLDLLQFEAAAKRAEEAEDLETAERYWLEALGVWRGPALAGMDGFRHHPVRHALLARRSAAVLAYAEVAGARGNHGDAVPHLRALTAAEPLHETAHAQLMLSLAGAGQQAAALELFDEIRRRLAGDLGIEPGPELRRAHARVLRPEVPDGDRPRPAQLPADVGAFTGRARELASLNHLLPDDGTDVRIAVVSGTAGVGKTAVAVRWAHRSRERFPDGQLYLDLRGYGPERPVEPGDALSGFLRALGVAGTEIPAEEDQRAARFRTELDDRRLLLILDNAGSVEQIRPLLPGAASCSVLVTSRETLPALIARHGAHRVQLDLLTPEDALDLLRTLLGERVTAEPVPAEALAEYCVRLPLALRLVAELALARPEVSLAELATELADERRRLDLLDGGGDPRTAVRAVFSWSYGHLPGDAARMFRLWGLHPGRALTADAAAALAGTGLVEAQRLIDVLVRAHLAEELRPGRYQLHDLLRVYAAELAEDDRDALTRLFDHYVAAAALAMDLDSPQEKHLRPEPPPLRFPDWRPPNAQQWLETERGNLLAVASHATRNGWPEHVRLLSGILWKYLDLGGYHEDALMLHTHASAFAEAGERTDPLTLIGLGYWRVGRSKEALSYLEEALAAARESGNRNTESYVLNTLGLVCRALGRFADALAYLEQALELARETGDRTSEGLVLVVLGAACRGMGRYRDAARYLELALAAARETGDRTSEGYVWVNLGDVLSAQGKHEKAVSSLEQGLTLFAETGTRTSEGYALGILGGALRCLGRYEDALERLDQALAVSRETGGRVNEGVALKHRGDVHQELGSHDEAARCLGEALAIARECADRGVESRVLNSLGALALARGESAEAARFFRGALEIAVETGCTGDQACAHRGLGDATGEREHWERALALFAEMGVPEADEVRTRLDLARV; translated from the coding sequence GTGGACAACAGGCTGCGCGCTCGGCGACTGCTGGCCGGGCTGACCCAGGCGCAACTGGCCGAACGAGCCGGGGTCAGCCTGCGTGCGGTGCGCAACGCCGAACTCGGGCACGTGCGGAGTTCCCGCGCCGAAACCACGCGGCGCCTGCTGGCCGTGCTCGCCGACGAGGTTCCCGACCTGAGCATCCGGGTGCTCGGCCCGTTGTCGGTGCACCAGTCCGGTGAGCCGGTCGACCTGGGTGCCGAGAAGCAGCGGCGGCTGCTGGCGCTGCTCGCGATCCAGCCGAACCGGGTGGTGCGCCGCGAGGAGATCGTCGACGTGCTATGGGGGAACGAGCCGCCGTCGTCGTGCCTGGAGCTGGTGCACACCTACGTCGCGCGGTTGCGCAAGGTGCTGGAGCCGCGCCGGGTGCGCCAGGAGCCCGCTCGCGTGATCACCACGGTCACCGGCGGGTATCTGCTGTCCGTCGAGGAAAAGCAGCTGGACCTCCTGCAGTTCGAAGCCGCCGCGAAGCGGGCCGAGGAAGCCGAGGACCTCGAAACGGCGGAACGGTATTGGCTCGAGGCGCTCGGTGTGTGGCGTGGTCCCGCGCTGGCCGGGATGGACGGGTTCCGGCACCACCCGGTCCGCCACGCGCTGCTCGCGCGCCGGTCGGCAGCGGTGCTCGCGTATGCCGAAGTCGCCGGAGCGCGGGGGAATCACGGGGACGCGGTCCCGCACCTGCGCGCGCTGACCGCCGCCGAGCCGTTGCACGAAACCGCGCACGCGCAGTTGATGCTCTCGCTCGCCGGTGCCGGTCAGCAGGCGGCCGCGCTGGAGCTGTTCGACGAGATCCGCCGCAGGCTCGCCGGGGATCTTGGCATCGAGCCCGGTCCCGAACTGCGGCGCGCGCACGCCCGCGTGCTGCGGCCGGAAGTACCGGACGGCGACCGTCCCCGCCCGGCCCAGCTGCCCGCCGACGTCGGCGCGTTCACCGGTCGCGCACGGGAACTGGCTTCGCTGAACCACCTCCTGCCCGACGACGGCACCGACGTGCGGATCGCCGTGGTCTCGGGCACCGCCGGGGTGGGCAAGACCGCGGTCGCCGTGCGCTGGGCCCACCGGTCACGCGAGCGCTTCCCGGACGGCCAGCTCTACCTCGACCTGCGCGGCTACGGGCCGGAACGACCGGTCGAACCGGGTGACGCGCTGTCCGGCTTCCTGCGTGCGCTCGGGGTCGCCGGTACCGAGATCCCGGCCGAGGAGGACCAGCGCGCGGCGAGGTTCCGCACCGAACTGGACGACCGCAGGCTGCTGCTGATCCTCGACAACGCCGGTTCGGTCGAGCAGATCAGGCCGCTGCTGCCGGGCGCGGCGTCCTGCTCGGTGCTGGTGACCAGCCGCGAGACGCTGCCCGCGCTGATCGCCCGGCATGGCGCGCACCGCGTGCAGCTCGACCTGCTGACCCCCGAGGACGCACTGGACCTGCTGCGCACGCTGCTCGGCGAGCGGGTGACCGCGGAGCCCGTGCCGGCGGAGGCGCTCGCCGAGTACTGCGTGCGGTTGCCGCTGGCGTTGCGGCTGGTCGCCGAGCTGGCGCTGGCCAGGCCGGAGGTCTCGCTGGCCGAGCTGGCCACGGAACTGGCCGACGAGCGGCGGCGGCTGGACCTGCTCGACGGCGGTGGTGATCCGCGCACCGCGGTTCGCGCGGTGTTCTCCTGGTCCTACGGGCACCTGCCGGGCGATGCCGCGCGGATGTTCCGGTTGTGGGGGCTGCATCCCGGTCGCGCGCTGACCGCCGACGCCGCCGCCGCGCTCGCCGGAACCGGCCTGGTCGAGGCGCAGCGGCTGATCGACGTGCTGGTCCGCGCGCACCTCGCCGAGGAACTGCGGCCCGGCCGCTACCAGCTGCACGACCTGCTCCGGGTCTACGCCGCCGAGCTGGCCGAGGACGATCGCGACGCGCTGACCCGGTTGTTCGACCACTACGTCGCCGCGGCCGCGCTCGCGATGGACCTCGATTCCCCGCAGGAGAAGCACTTGCGGCCGGAGCCGCCGCCGCTGCGGTTCCCGGACTGGCGCCCGCCGAACGCCCAGCAGTGGCTGGAGACCGAACGCGGCAACCTGCTCGCGGTCGCCTCGCACGCCACGCGCAACGGCTGGCCGGAGCACGTCCGGTTGCTGTCCGGGATCCTCTGGAAGTACCTGGACCTCGGCGGTTACCACGAGGACGCGCTGATGCTGCACACCCACGCGTCGGCCTTCGCCGAAGCGGGGGAGCGCACGGACCCGCTGACCCTGATCGGGCTCGGGTACTGGCGGGTCGGGCGGTCGAAGGAAGCGTTGAGCTACCTGGAAGAAGCGCTCGCCGCGGCCAGGGAAAGCGGCAATCGCAACACCGAGAGCTATGTGCTGAACACACTCGGCCTGGTCTGCCGGGCACTCGGCCGGTTCGCCGACGCACTGGCCTATCTGGAGCAGGCGCTGGAACTGGCCAGGGAAACCGGCGACCGGACCAGCGAAGGCCTGGTACTGGTGGTGCTGGGCGCGGCCTGCCGGGGGATGGGCCGCTATCGCGACGCCGCACGGTACCTGGAACTCGCGCTGGCGGCCGCCCGCGAGACCGGTGACCGCACCAGCGAAGGCTATGTGTGGGTGAACCTCGGCGATGTGCTGTCCGCTCAGGGAAAGCACGAAAAAGCAGTGTCCTCTTTGGAGCAAGGGCTGACGTTGTTCGCGGAGACCGGCACACGCACCAGCGAGGGGTACGCGCTGGGCATTCTCGGCGGCGCGCTCCGGTGCCTCGGCCGGTACGAAGACGCGCTGGAGCGGCTGGACCAGGCGCTGGCGGTGTCCCGCGAAACCGGCGGGCGGGTCAACGAGGGGGTGGCGCTGAAGCACCGCGGTGACGTCCACCAGGAGCTGGGCAGCCACGACGAAGCAGCACGCTGCCTCGGCGAAGCGCTGGCGATCGCGCGCGAGTGCGCCGATCGCGGGGTCGAGTCGCGGGTGCTCAACTCGCTGGGCGCGCTGGCCCTCGCGCGTGGTGAATCCGCCGAAGCGGCCCGGTTCTTCCGCGGCGCACTGGAGATCGCGGTCGAAACCGGCTGCACCGGCGACCAGGCGTGCGCGCACCGCGGGCTGGGCGACGCCACCGGCGAGCGCGAACACTGGGAGCGCGCGCTGGCGTTGTTCGCGGAAATGGGCGTGCCGGAAGCGGACGAGGTGCGGACCCGGCTCGACCTGGCGAGGGTCTGA
- a CDS encoding DUF4184 family protein, translated as MPFTFAHPAAVLPLRRVLWLPGLVAGALAPDVAYYLPIPGGSEITHSLGGVFWADLALGIVLLLIGWAVLAPLLALAPDGVRARVEVRSGLRVAAWRLAVSIVVGALTHVVWDAFTHVHGPAVRHWAWLRTSVVGPHRLYNVIGYVSSAGGLLVLALAAVRWYRLAPAGNPATGLPRRTRTWLGAGFGVTVVLGAAYGLADPVSRVSGYDWVRQLLVGMTQGAGVALAAYVAGWYLTRRR; from the coding sequence GTGCCGTTCACCTTCGCGCACCCGGCCGCGGTGCTGCCGCTGCGGCGGGTGCTGTGGTTGCCGGGACTGGTGGCCGGCGCACTGGCCCCGGACGTCGCCTACTACCTGCCGATTCCGGGCGGATCCGAGATCACGCATTCGCTCGGCGGGGTTTTCTGGGCGGATCTCGCACTCGGCATCGTGCTGCTGCTGATCGGCTGGGCGGTGCTCGCGCCGCTGCTCGCACTGGCGCCGGACGGCGTGCGCGCCCGGGTCGAGGTCCGAAGTGGACTGAGGGTGGCGGCCTGGCGACTCGCTGTGTCCATTGTGGTCGGAGCACTGACGCACGTGGTCTGGGACGCCTTCACGCACGTGCACGGGCCCGCGGTGCGGCACTGGGCCTGGCTGCGGACGTCCGTGGTCGGACCGCACCGGCTCTACAACGTGATCGGCTACGTGTCCTCGGCAGGCGGGCTGCTGGTGCTCGCACTGGCCGCGGTGCGGTGGTACCGGCTGGCACCGGCCGGGAACCCCGCCACCGGGCTTCCTCGGCGAACGAGGACCTGGCTCGGTGCGGGCTTCGGGGTGACCGTCGTGCTGGGGGCGGCGTACGGCCTGGCGGATCCGGTGAGCCGCGTGAGCGGCTACGACTGGGTCAGGCAGCTGCTCGTCGGCATGACGCAGGGTGCGGGCGTCGCGCTCGCCGCCTACGTCGCGGGGTGGTACCTGACCCGGCGGCGATGA
- a CDS encoding helix-turn-helix transcriptional regulator yields MLRGRQAEQEAIAALLTGARDGISGALVLRGEPGIGKTSLLDHAAENAGDLRVLRGVGIESEAELPFAGLHLLLRPVLDQRDALPELQRRALEGAFGLGDSGDGDRFLIGAGVLTLLAEQGPLLCLIDDAQWLDQASADALLFAARRLDREGVVLLFAARDYADAFAATGLPELRLEGLDQQSATALLDDTGIELPAELRERLVAETRGNPLALRELPAVVSAHDAGPMPLTNRVLDAFWHQVRSLPGPCRTLLLLAAADQTGELKTLLRAAGRLGAGLTDLEPAEERGLIALTDGALAFRHPLIRAAVYHGAAASSRISVHSALADEHAGPDLRAWHLAAAATGPDERVATELEQAAGRASARGGHAAAATTYERASRLSEQSGESTRRLLLACEAATRAGRLDWANTLAESFPPEVDPAMRVRLIQVRASADFAKGDLRHAHKLLVEGAALADDPAQAFWMLVRALHAAWAAPTDVRMLAEPLDRFDEVGLAPDDPLLSMAWLARWGTAMVLGRDTTEFPPLDEVLAKARSAAAEMGPRGMTEVASRALVAARDEESAEIATELIADARAKGVVIALPAALGHLTLVQTVLGRHREAKVTGAECLRIAADTGQPLWAGYTAGALAYLAAVEGDEKSCRQYAELTAADEAAASGDTWVQVALALLDLGHGRIQDAFDRLREVIGGPSRHLSGVVRCVPDQVEAAVRLGRPQDAAASLERFATWAETMDRPWIHALLARCRALTTADAEPFFVRALELHPHDSRPFDRARTELLYGEWLRRARRKSKARDHLGTASRMFEELGSAPWAARARAELGATGAGASRTAATGRFTELTPQEQQITQLAARGLANREIAAQLYLSPRTVAYHLYKAYPKLGITSRGELAEVLR; encoded by the coding sequence ATGTTGCGGGGCCGCCAGGCGGAGCAGGAGGCGATCGCCGCGCTGCTCACCGGAGCGCGCGACGGGATCAGTGGCGCCCTCGTGCTGCGCGGCGAGCCCGGCATCGGCAAGACCAGCCTGCTCGACCACGCCGCCGAGAACGCCGGTGACCTGCGGGTCCTGCGTGGGGTCGGGATAGAGTCCGAGGCCGAGTTGCCCTTTGCCGGACTGCATCTGCTGCTGCGGCCGGTGCTGGACCAGCGGGACGCGCTGCCCGAACTCCAGCGCCGGGCCCTGGAAGGCGCGTTCGGACTGGGGGACAGCGGCGACGGCGACCGGTTCCTGATCGGCGCGGGCGTGCTCACCCTGCTCGCCGAACAAGGGCCGCTGCTCTGCCTGATCGACGACGCGCAGTGGCTCGACCAGGCCTCGGCTGACGCGTTGCTCTTCGCCGCCCGCCGGCTCGACCGCGAGGGCGTCGTCCTGCTGTTCGCCGCCAGGGACTATGCCGACGCCTTCGCCGCGACCGGCCTGCCCGAACTGAGGCTCGAAGGACTGGACCAGCAGAGCGCGACGGCGTTGCTGGACGACACCGGCATCGAGCTCCCCGCGGAACTGCGCGAGAGACTCGTCGCCGAGACCCGCGGGAACCCGTTGGCACTACGCGAACTTCCGGCCGTGGTCTCCGCACACGACGCCGGGCCGATGCCGCTGACCAACCGCGTGCTCGACGCCTTCTGGCACCAGGTCCGTTCGCTGCCCGGCCCCTGCCGGACCCTGCTGCTGCTCGCCGCGGCCGATCAGACCGGCGAGCTGAAGACCCTGCTGCGCGCCGCCGGCCGCCTCGGGGCCGGGCTCACCGATCTCGAACCGGCCGAGGAACGCGGCCTCATCGCCCTGACCGATGGCGCGCTGGCCTTCCGGCATCCACTGATCCGCGCGGCCGTCTACCACGGCGCCGCGGCGAGCAGCCGGATCTCTGTCCACAGTGCACTCGCCGACGAGCACGCCGGTCCCGATCTGCGCGCCTGGCACCTCGCCGCGGCCGCCACCGGACCGGACGAGCGCGTCGCCACCGAACTCGAACAGGCGGCTGGCCGGGCGAGCGCGCGTGGCGGGCACGCCGCCGCGGCCACCACCTACGAACGTGCTTCGCGGCTGAGCGAGCAGTCCGGGGAATCGACCCGGCGCCTGCTGCTCGCCTGCGAAGCGGCCACTCGCGCGGGACGCCTGGACTGGGCGAACACGCTCGCCGAGTCCTTCCCGCCGGAAGTCGATCCGGCCATGCGCGTGCGCCTGATCCAGGTGCGGGCCAGCGCCGACTTCGCCAAGGGCGACCTGCGCCACGCGCACAAGCTTCTCGTCGAAGGCGCCGCGCTGGCCGACGATCCCGCGCAGGCGTTCTGGATGCTGGTGCGTGCTCTGCACGCCGCCTGGGCCGCGCCGACGGACGTGCGGATGCTCGCCGAGCCGCTCGACCGGTTCGACGAGGTCGGCCTCGCCCCGGACGACCCGCTGCTGTCGATGGCCTGGCTCGCCCGCTGGGGTACGGCGATGGTGCTCGGCCGCGACACCACCGAGTTCCCGCCGCTCGACGAGGTCCTGGCGAAAGCACGGTCGGCGGCGGCCGAGATGGGCCCGCGCGGGATGACCGAGGTGGCCAGCCGCGCCCTGGTCGCCGCCCGCGACGAGGAGTCCGCCGAGATCGCCACCGAGCTGATCGCCGACGCCCGCGCGAAGGGCGTGGTCATCGCGCTGCCCGCCGCGCTCGGGCACCTCACGCTGGTGCAGACGGTGCTCGGCAGACATCGCGAAGCCAAGGTGACCGGCGCCGAATGCCTGCGCATCGCCGCCGACACCGGTCAGCCGCTCTGGGCCGGGTACACCGCGGGCGCGCTCGCGTACCTGGCCGCGGTCGAAGGCGACGAGAAAAGCTGCCGCCAGTACGCCGAACTGACCGCCGCCGACGAAGCCGCGGCCTCCGGTGACACCTGGGTGCAGGTCGCGCTGGCCCTGCTGGACCTGGGCCACGGCCGCATCCAGGACGCCTTCGACCGGCTGCGGGAGGTCATCGGCGGACCGTCGCGGCACCTGTCCGGGGTGGTCCGCTGCGTGCCCGACCAGGTGGAGGCCGCGGTCCGGCTGGGCAGGCCGCAGGACGCCGCCGCCTCGCTGGAGAGGTTCGCGACCTGGGCGGAGACCATGGACCGGCCGTGGATCCACGCGCTGCTGGCCCGGTGCCGGGCGCTGACCACCGCGGACGCCGAACCGTTCTTCGTGCGGGCGCTGGAGTTGCACCCGCACGACTCACGGCCGTTCGACCGGGCGCGCACGGAACTGCTCTACGGCGAGTGGCTGCGCCGGGCGCGGCGCAAGAGCAAGGCACGCGACCACCTCGGCACCGCGTCGCGGATGTTCGAGGAGCTGGGCTCGGCGCCGTGGGCCGCTCGCGCGCGGGCCGAGCTGGGCGCGACCGGTGCCGGGGCGAGCCGGACGGCGGCCACCGGCCGGTTCACTGAACTGACCCCGCAGGAACAGCAGATCACCCAGCTCGCGGCGCGGGGACTGGCCAACCGGGAGATCGCCGCGCAGCTGTACCTCAGCCCGCGGACGGTGGCCTACCACCTGTACAAGGCCTATCCGAAGCTCGGCATCACGTCACGTGGTGAGCTGGCGGAAGTGCTGCGCTGA
- a CDS encoding phenylacetate--CoA ligase family protein, with amino-acid sequence MDLERPHRVTRAFERFFSGEPAAMDPVALFHEVADSVPAYRKFLGEHGIDPVTITSRQDFERLPLLDKASYHQRYPLPELCRDGRLEDLDMIAVSSGSSGTPTIWPRSLADELEITRRFEQVFRGFGADARRTLAVVCFPLGTWVGGLFTTACVRHLAAKGFPITVVAPGNNKAEVLRVLPELAPHFEQVVLLGYPPFVKDVVDSGEGWARYAVKLVLAGEVFSEEWRDLMAERAGMADPVRDSVALYGTADAGILGNETALSVSVRRFLAGRPELARELFGADRLPTLVQYDPASRYFETADGTLLFTGDNGIPLVRYHIADEGGVLAHDDLLDFCARHGFSPPAGENLPFVYVFGRSLFTVSFFGANVYPENVTVGLEQPGISDWVTGKFVLEAVEDEQRDRRLRVTVELAPGKGGDPAAVAESIRAQLVRLNSEFAHYVPEDRQLPEVDLRPAGDPEYFPVGVKHRYTRGQS; translated from the coding sequence ATGGATCTGGAGCGACCCCACCGCGTGACGCGGGCTTTCGAGCGATTCTTCTCCGGTGAACCGGCGGCGATGGACCCGGTGGCCCTGTTCCACGAGGTGGCCGACTCGGTGCCGGCGTACCGGAAGTTCCTCGGTGAGCACGGCATCGACCCGGTCACTATCACCTCGCGGCAGGACTTCGAACGGTTGCCGCTGCTGGACAAGGCCTCCTACCACCAGCGCTACCCGCTGCCCGAGCTGTGCCGCGACGGCAGGCTCGAGGACCTGGACATGATCGCGGTCTCGTCCGGATCGAGCGGCACACCGACCATCTGGCCGCGCTCGCTGGCCGACGAACTGGAGATCACCCGCCGGTTCGAGCAGGTGTTCCGCGGGTTCGGCGCGGACGCCCGGCGAACGCTGGCGGTGGTCTGCTTCCCGCTGGGCACCTGGGTCGGCGGCCTGTTCACCACGGCCTGCGTGCGGCACCTGGCGGCGAAGGGCTTCCCGATCACCGTGGTGGCGCCGGGCAACAACAAGGCGGAGGTCCTGCGTGTGCTGCCCGAGCTGGCGCCGCACTTCGAGCAGGTGGTGCTGCTGGGATATCCGCCGTTCGTCAAGGACGTGGTGGACAGCGGCGAGGGCTGGGCACGGTACGCGGTGAAGCTGGTGCTCGCGGGTGAGGTGTTCAGCGAGGAATGGCGTGACCTGATGGCCGAGCGCGCCGGAATGGCCGACCCGGTGCGCGATTCGGTGGCGCTGTACGGCACCGCCGACGCCGGGATCCTTGGCAACGAGACCGCGCTGTCGGTGTCCGTCCGCCGCTTCCTGGCCGGTCGCCCGGAACTGGCGAGGGAGCTGTTCGGTGCCGACCGCCTGCCCACGCTGGTGCAGTACGACCCGGCGAGCCGGTACTTCGAGACGGCCGACGGCACGCTGCTGTTCACCGGCGACAACGGGATTCCGCTGGTCCGCTACCACATCGCCGACGAAGGCGGAGTGCTCGCACACGACGACCTGCTCGATTTCTGTGCGCGGCACGGGTTTTCGCCACCGGCGGGGGAGAACCTGCCGTTCGTCTACGTCTTCGGCCGCTCGCTGTTCACCGTGTCGTTCTTCGGGGCCAACGTCTACCCGGAGAACGTGACCGTCGGACTGGAGCAGCCGGGGATCAGCGACTGGGTCACCGGCAAGTTCGTGCTCGAAGCGGTCGAGGACGAGCAGCGGGACCGGCGGCTGCGGGTGACCGTCGAACTCGCGCCGGGCAAGGGTGGTGACCCGGCCGCGGTGGCCGAGTCGATCCGCGCGCAACTGGTGCGGTTGAACAGCGAGTTCGCGCACTACGTTCCCGAGGACCGGCAACTGCCCGAAGTGGACTTGAGGCCGGCGGGCGACCCGGAGTACTTCCCGGTCGGCGTGAAGCACCGCTATACCCGTGGGCAGTCATAA
- a CDS encoding SsgA family sporulation/cell division regulator, producing the protein MPDYQDTTRAKIVFGLRTFAAGPAPLPAELSYDTSDPYAVAVNFHTGRGTVQWMCARDLLADGLLAPAGLGDLRISPATDPEFVVFELITPDGEAVMEAPSAEIAAFLDRTYEKIPAGSEHQWFDFEHELGKLTSHS; encoded by the coding sequence ATGCCCGACTACCAGGACACAACCCGCGCGAAGATCGTCTTCGGACTGCGCACCTTCGCGGCGGGCCCGGCGCCGCTGCCCGCGGAGCTGTCGTACGACACCAGCGACCCGTACGCGGTCGCGGTCAACTTCCACACCGGCCGCGGCACCGTGCAGTGGATGTGCGCCCGCGACCTGCTCGCCGACGGGCTGCTCGCCCCGGCCGGTCTCGGTGACCTCCGGATCAGCCCGGCCACCGACCCGGAGTTCGTGGTCTTCGAGCTGATCACGCCGGACGGCGAGGCGGTGATGGAGGCACCGTCAGCCGAGATCGCCGCCTTCCTCGACCGCACCTACGAGAAGATCCCGGCCGGCTCCGAGCACCAGTGGTTCGACTTCGAGCACGAGCTGGGCAAGCTGACCTCGCACAGCTGA
- a CDS encoding PIG-L deacetylase family protein, producing the protein MSKVALAVFAHPDDAELACFGTFAVLRARGYALSVLSLTDGANSDVEQSYLRPKEARLAAAMLGSELVVEDFEDGSLTAGRAVFDRIEQHIRRVRPSIVLTHYPGPREHQDHQVVGTVATTVAHRAGHVGLVLQGEPPGQADSFSPQLFTDITAHIDLKLKALACYKSEADKAFMHRETVLDRARWWARQAGAVESGVPRYYEAFVVSKALLPALGV; encoded by the coding sequence ATGAGCAAGGTCGCGCTGGCGGTGTTCGCCCATCCCGATGATGCCGAACTGGCTTGTTTCGGCACCTTCGCCGTGCTGCGCGCGCGGGGTTACGCGTTGTCGGTGCTTTCGCTCACCGACGGCGCCAACAGCGACGTGGAGCAGTCCTACCTCCGCCCGAAGGAGGCCAGGCTCGCCGCCGCGATGCTGGGCTCCGAGCTGGTGGTGGAGGACTTCGAGGACGGCTCGCTGACCGCGGGGCGGGCCGTGTTCGACCGGATCGAGCAGCACATCCGCCGCGTGCGGCCGTCCATCGTGCTGACCCACTACCCCGGTCCGCGCGAGCACCAGGACCACCAGGTGGTCGGCACGGTGGCGACCACGGTCGCCCACCGGGCCGGGCACGTCGGCCTGGTCCTGCAGGGCGAACCGCCCGGCCAGGCCGACTCGTTCTCCCCGCAGCTGTTCACCGACATCACCGCGCACATCGACCTGAAGCTGAAGGCACTGGCCTGCTACAAGTCCGAAGCGGACAAGGCCTTCATGCACCGCGAAACCGTGCTGGACCGCGCCCGCTGGTGGGCGCGGCAAGCCGGCGCGGTGGAGAGCGGCGTCCCGCGCTACTACGAGGCGTTCGTGGTGTCGAAGGCGTTGCTGCCCGCGCTCGGCGTGTAG
- a CDS encoding dihydrofolate reductase family protein: MSHSRKVIAQVNVSIDGYSAGTPDDGMGGMAFLQEHASHEQMSTYFEGVWRGADTAVMGRTNYEGFHGFWPSVVTSPDASPRDRDLATWLDTVEKVVFSTTLEKAEWRNARVAKQDLETEIRELKNAPGRDILVLNSASVIRALIAADLLDELRIAVLPAILGGGLRLFEGNPPYSTWRLDGACTLTTGALVLHYVRP, translated from the coding sequence ATGTCCCACTCCCGCAAGGTCATCGCCCAGGTCAACGTCTCGATCGACGGCTACAGCGCCGGTACTCCCGATGACGGCATGGGCGGGATGGCCTTCCTGCAGGAACACGCCTCGCACGAGCAGATGTCCACCTACTTCGAGGGTGTCTGGCGCGGTGCCGACACCGCGGTCATGGGGCGCACCAACTACGAGGGCTTCCACGGGTTCTGGCCTTCGGTGGTGACCAGCCCGGACGCCTCCCCGCGCGATCGCGACCTGGCGACGTGGCTGGACACCGTGGAGAAGGTGGTCTTCTCGACGACGCTGGAGAAGGCGGAGTGGCGCAACGCCCGGGTGGCGAAGCAGGACCTGGAGACGGAGATCCGCGAGCTGAAGAACGCGCCGGGGCGGGACATCCTGGTGCTCAACAGCGCCAGCGTCATCCGGGCTCTGATCGCCGCCGATCTGCTCGACGAACTGCGCATCGCCGTCCTACCCGCCATCCTCGGCGGCGGCCTGCGGTTGTTCGAAGGGAATCCGCCGTACTCGACGTGGCGTCTGGATGGCGCTTGCACGCTGACCACGGGCGCCCTCGTCCTGCATTACGTGCGCCCCTGA
- a CDS encoding dihydrofolate reductase family protein has protein sequence MGKIVNATYLTLDGDISNMQDWHMDYFGEEANRAADAQQRAADAVIMGRETYESFAEVWPSVTEEDGSPARMNLMKKYVVSTTLTEPKWQNTEVISENVAERIREIKDSGTNLLQYGFGAVTRLMLDHGLLDELRVWLHPVLSGKAAPGELLYRDGQQYKFEFNDVEVHETGLLILSYTPSAGSNAFDTTNAS, from the coding sequence ATGGGCAAGATCGTCAACGCCACGTACCTGACCCTCGATGGTGACATCAGCAACATGCAGGACTGGCACATGGACTACTTCGGTGAGGAGGCCAACCGCGCCGCCGACGCGCAGCAGCGCGCCGCCGACGCGGTGATCATGGGCCGCGAGACCTACGAGAGCTTCGCCGAGGTCTGGCCGTCGGTGACCGAAGAGGACGGTTCGCCCGCCCGCATGAACCTGATGAAGAAGTACGTGGTCTCGACCACGCTGACCGAGCCGAAGTGGCAGAACACCGAGGTGATCAGCGAGAACGTGGCCGAGCGCATCCGCGAGATCAAGGACTCCGGCACGAACCTGCTGCAGTACGGTTTCGGCGCGGTCACCCGGCTGATGCTCGACCACGGCCTGCTCGACGAGCTGCGTGTCTGGCTGCACCCGGTGCTGTCCGGCAAGGCGGCGCCCGGCGAACTGCTCTACCGCGACGGCCAGCAGTACAAGTTCGAGTTCAACGACGTCGAGGTGCACGAGACCGGACTGCTCATCCTGAGCTACACGCCGAGCGCGGGCAGCAACGCCTTCGACACCACGAACGCCTCGTAG